The following are encoded together in the Drosophila sechellia strain sech25 chromosome 3R, ASM438219v1, whole genome shotgun sequence genome:
- the LOC116801799 gene encoding uncharacterized protein LOC116801799, producing the protein MFRSLSVLMFNTSQIETNLFGMADDVYNTIEIFKEAASFEARIGRPYRMISSLIDCLVFMVVALMVVGFIMHDRIMLFTKLARINQRINQEVTVKSKRIRKSKTSDSLPEEDDTVNAVDQSEEDGISVANSEYATDDDIATLQPIDDEDTSKAAMLGTPKWAFKWLATIRNKSFGSIYDGWFR; encoded by the coding sequence ATGTTTCGTTCTCTATCCGTGCTGATGTTCAATACATCTCAAATAGAGACAAATCTCTTTGGCATGGCCGACGATGTGTACAATACCATTGAGATCTTCAAGGAGGCTGCCAGTTTCGAGGCCAGGATTGGTAGACCCTATAGAATGATTTCGAGCCTTATAGACTGCTTGGTCTTCATGGTGGTGGCTCTAATGGTGGTCGGTTTCATCATGCACGATCGCATTATGCTGTTCACAAAACTGGCTAGGATCAATCAGAGAATTAACCAAGAGGTGACGGTAAAATCAAAAAGGATTCGAAAGTCCAAAACATCCGATTCTCTCCCAGAAGAAGATGATACCGTTAATGCTGTGGATCAGTCAGAAGAGGACGGAATCAGCGTGGCAAATTCCGAATATGCAACAGATGACGATATCGCAACCCTTCAACCCATTGACGATGAGGATACGAGTAAAGCCGCAATGCTCGGAACTCCCAAATGGGCCTTTAAATGGCTAGCCACTATAAGAAACAAAAGTTTCGGATCGATTTACGATGGTTGGTTCCGGTAG
- the LOC6617125 gene encoding uncharacterized protein LOC6617125 gives MDRVVGNFENKFKHLVKAESKGMALKLVGFYAVGWTLRKLVK, from the coding sequence ATGGATCGCGTCGTTGGCAATTTCGAGAACAAGTTTAAACATTTGGTGAAGGCTGAAAGCAAGGGAATGGCCCTGAAGCTGGTGGGATTCTACGCCGTCGGCTGGACCCTGCGCAAGTTGGTCAAGTGA